A stretch of the Streptococcus himalayensis genome encodes the following:
- a CDS encoding threonine/serine exporter family protein, which yields MEESKELNHIIDVAMLAGTILLQSGSEIHRVEDTMLRIAHAKGILDCNILAMPAAIFFSIENTNISRMKRITHSSYNIERVCHVNQISRKLVAGSLSLEEALEALTQLKTSGFPYTKRQTILAATFCAPFFSIMFGGHFYDALGAALATFFGFTFSLYVDKLIRIPFVTSFAGALVFGLLAQLWVQLTPFHSSADLIIAGAVMPFVPGIALTNAVRDIMTNHINSGMSKLFESLLITLALGAGTSVALILVN from the coding sequence ATGGAAGAATCAAAAGAATTAAATCACATTATTGATGTTGCCATGTTAGCCGGTACTATTTTGCTTCAAAGCGGATCAGAAATCCACCGTGTAGAGGATACCATGCTGCGAATTGCCCATGCAAAAGGGATTTTAGATTGCAATATCCTTGCTATGCCGGCCGCTATTTTCTTCTCGATTGAAAATACCAATATTTCTAGGATGAAACGAATCACCCATTCTTCCTATAATATCGAAAGGGTGTGTCATGTCAACCAGATTTCACGAAAATTGGTTGCCGGTTCCCTCTCTTTAGAAGAGGCCCTAGAAGCCTTAACTCAGCTAAAGACCAGTGGCTTTCCCTATACCAAACGGCAAACCATTCTGGCAGCAACTTTCTGTGCTCCTTTTTTCTCGATTATGTTTGGAGGACATTTTTACGATGCCTTGGGAGCTGCTCTCGCAACCTTTTTTGGCTTTACCTTCTCTCTTTATGTGGACAAATTGATTCGGATTCCATTTGTCACTTCGTTTGCTGGAGCCCTAGTTTTTGGCCTACTAGCTCAACTTTGGGTCCAATTAACGCCTTTTCACTCCAGTGCAGATTTGATTATCGCTGGTGCGGTCATGCCTTTTGTGCCAGGAATTGCCCTTACCAATGCTGTTCGTGACATCATGACCAATCATATCAATTCAGGCATGAGTAAATTGTTTGAGTCTCTCCTGATTACCCTTGCGCTCGGTGCTGGCACTTCTGTTGCCCTTATTTTGGTGAACTAA
- the tkt gene encoding transketolase → MSNLSVNAIRFLGIDAIEKSKSGHPGVVMGAAPMAYSLFTNQLAINPQVPNWINRDRFVLSAGHGSMLLYALLHLSGFEEVSMDEIKNFRQWGSKTPGHPEYGHTAGVDITTGPLGQGIATATGFAQAERFLAAKYNKEGYNLFDHYTYVICGDGDLMEGVSAEAASYAGLQKLDKLIVLYDSNDINLDGETKDSFTENVRARYEAYGWHTDLVTDGTDVVAINQAIETAKAAGKPALIEVKTIIGYGSPNKQGTNAVHGAPLGAEETEATRKALNWNFAPFEIPAEVYADFKEKVADRGQAAYVAWEQLVADYKVAYPELAEEVTAIIEGRDAVELKPSDFPAHEAGFSQATRNSSQDAINAAANVLPTFLGGSADLAHSNMTYIKEDGLQDDAHRLNRNIQFGVREFAMGTVLNGMAAHGGLRVYGGTFFVFSDYLKAAIRLSALQGLPVTYVFTHDSIAVGEDGPTHEPIEHLAGLRAMPNLTVFRPADARETQAAWYLSLMSTSTPSALVLTRQNLTVEEGTDFDKVAKGAYVVYEEAGFDTILLASGSEVNLAVSAAKALATEGIKVRVVSVPSTELFDAQDAAYKEEILPNAIRRRVAIEMGATQSWYKYVGLDGAVLGIDTFGASAPAAKVIEEYGFTVENVVKTVKGL, encoded by the coding sequence ATGTCAAACTTATCAGTAAATGCGATTCGTTTCCTTGGTATTGATGCCATTGAAAAATCAAAATCAGGCCACCCAGGGGTAGTGATGGGGGCTGCACCAATGGCTTATAGCCTATTTACCAATCAACTAGCAATCAATCCTCAAGTACCAAACTGGATTAATCGTGACCGTTTTGTCTTGTCAGCAGGACACGGTTCGATGCTCCTTTATGCTCTTCTTCACTTATCTGGTTTTGAAGAAGTAAGCATGGATGAAATCAAGAATTTCCGTCAATGGGGTTCTAAAACACCAGGCCATCCAGAATATGGTCATACTGCTGGGGTGGATATTACGACGGGTCCTCTTGGACAGGGAATTGCGACTGCTACAGGTTTTGCCCAAGCAGAGCGTTTCCTAGCAGCTAAGTACAATAAAGAAGGATATAACCTTTTTGACCACTATACCTACGTTATCTGTGGAGATGGGGATTTGATGGAAGGTGTCTCTGCCGAAGCGGCTTCTTATGCTGGTTTGCAAAAACTAGACAAGCTCATTGTCCTCTATGATTCAAATGATATTAACTTAGATGGGGAAACGAAAGATTCCTTTACAGAAAATGTTCGTGCCCGCTATGAAGCCTATGGCTGGCATACCGATCTTGTAACGGATGGGACGGATGTTGTCGCGATTAATCAAGCAATCGAAACAGCAAAAGCAGCAGGCAAGCCAGCTCTTATCGAAGTGAAAACGATTATCGGATATGGTTCTCCAAATAAACAGGGGACAAATGCAGTACATGGCGCCCCACTCGGAGCAGAAGAGACAGAAGCCACTCGTAAAGCGTTAAACTGGAACTTTGCTCCATTTGAGATTCCAGCAGAAGTGTATGCAGATTTCAAGGAAAAAGTCGCTGACCGTGGTCAAGCAGCTTACGTAGCATGGGAGCAGCTGGTAGCGGATTACAAGGTAGCCTATCCAGAATTGGCAGAAGAAGTGACTGCTATTATTGAAGGTCGAGATGCAGTAGAGTTGAAACCGAGCGATTTCCCAGCACATGAAGCAGGCTTCTCGCAAGCCACTCGTAATTCAAGTCAGGATGCGATTAATGCAGCAGCTAACGTTCTTCCAACTTTCTTGGGTGGTTCGGCTGACTTGGCTCATTCAAATATGACCTACATCAAGGAAGATGGCTTGCAAGACGACGCTCATCGCCTCAATCGCAATATTCAATTTGGTGTACGTGAATTTGCGATGGGAACTGTGTTGAATGGTATGGCAGCACACGGTGGACTTCGTGTCTATGGCGGTACCTTCTTTGTCTTTTCAGACTATTTGAAGGCAGCGATTCGTTTGTCAGCCCTTCAAGGACTTCCAGTAACCTATGTCTTTACCCATGATTCGATTGCCGTTGGAGAAGATGGTCCAACGCATGAGCCAATTGAGCACTTGGCAGGACTTCGTGCGATGCCAAACTTGACGGTCTTTCGTCCAGCCGATGCGCGTGAAACACAGGCAGCATGGTACTTGTCATTGATGAGCACATCAACACCTTCAGCTCTCGTTCTCACTCGTCAAAATCTGACAGTAGAAGAAGGAACGGACTTTGACAAGGTGGCAAAAGGTGCTTATGTTGTTTACGAAGAAGCAGGATTTGATACCATTCTTCTTGCCTCTGGTTCAGAAGTCAACTTGGCAGTGAGTGCTGCGAAAGCCCTGGCAACAGAAGGTATCAAGGTTCGTGTCGTCAGCGTGCCTTCGACAGAACTCTTTGATGCACAAGATGCAGCCTATAAGGAAGAAATTCTACCAAATGCCATCCGTCGCCGTGTAGCCATTGAAATGGGTGCCACTCAAAGCTGGTACAAATATGTTGGTCTAGATGGTGCGGTACTTGGTATTGATACCTTTGGAGCTTCTGCACCAGCAGCCAAAGTCATCGAAGAATATGGCTTTACTGTGGAAAATGTGGTTAAAACAGTTAAAGGATTGTAA
- the rseP gene encoding RIP metalloprotease RseP encodes MKGILAFILIFCVIVVIHEFGHFYFAKKSGILVREFAIGMGPKIFSHIGRDGTAYTIRMLPLGGYVRMAGWGEDTTEIKTGSPASLTLDASGKVIRINLSGKKVDQTALPMNVTKFDFEDKLEITGLVLEEEKTYAVDHDATIVEQDGTEVRIAPLDVQYQNASIAGRLITNFAGPMNNFILGIVAFMLLVFMQGGVPNPESNQVRVVPDGALAQAGVQTNDRILKIGSHTISNWEDLTQAVDSETKDAKKELKLTVLIKTSKEEKELIIEPKKEGERYVIGVMPSLKSDFPSMIVGGFTEAWNASFRIFGALKNLVLRPNLNELGGPVAIFQASNQAAQNGLESVIGLLAMLSLNIGIFNLIPIPALDGGKIVLNLLEAIRRKPLKRETESYVTLAGVAIMVFLMLAVTWNDIIRAFF; translated from the coding sequence ATGAAAGGAATTTTAGCCTTTATACTCATTTTCTGTGTGATTGTGGTAATTCATGAATTTGGGCACTTCTATTTTGCCAAAAAATCAGGCATTCTTGTACGCGAATTTGCGATTGGGATGGGGCCTAAAATCTTCTCCCATATCGGACGAGATGGCACAGCTTATACGATTCGCATGCTGCCCCTAGGGGGGTATGTTCGGATGGCGGGCTGGGGCGAAGATACTACGGAGATTAAGACCGGAAGCCCTGCTAGTCTGACCTTGGATGCAAGTGGTAAGGTAATTCGCATCAATCTTTCTGGGAAAAAGGTTGATCAAACAGCCCTACCTATGAATGTGACGAAGTTTGATTTTGAGGACAAGTTAGAAATTACAGGCTTGGTCTTGGAAGAAGAAAAGACCTATGCCGTCGATCACGATGCAACCATTGTGGAGCAAGATGGTACGGAGGTTCGCATTGCGCCATTGGACGTTCAGTACCAGAATGCAAGTATTGCAGGTCGCCTAATAACCAACTTTGCCGGTCCTATGAATAATTTCATTTTAGGAATTGTAGCCTTTATGCTCCTTGTCTTCATGCAGGGAGGCGTGCCAAATCCTGAGAGCAATCAGGTGCGGGTCGTCCCTGATGGTGCTTTAGCACAGGCAGGCGTACAAACCAATGATAGGATTTTAAAGATTGGTTCCCATACAATTTCAAATTGGGAAGATTTGACGCAAGCGGTGGATAGTGAGACCAAGGATGCAAAGAAAGAATTAAAGCTGACCGTTCTTATCAAAACGAGCAAAGAAGAAAAAGAACTCATCATAGAGCCTAAAAAAGAGGGAGAGCGATACGTGATTGGTGTCATGCCTTCGCTCAAATCTGATTTTCCTTCTATGATTGTAGGAGGGTTCACTGAGGCTTGGAATGCAAGTTTCCGTATCTTTGGTGCTCTGAAAAATCTGGTTCTTCGTCCCAATCTCAATGAACTAGGCGGACCTGTTGCCATTTTCCAAGCCAGCAATCAAGCAGCTCAAAATGGGCTAGAAAGTGTGATTGGACTTTTGGCAATGCTGTCTCTAAATATTGGAATTTTTAATCTCATCCCTATTCCAGCCCTTGACGGTGGGAAAATTGTTCTCAATCTGCTAGAGGCTATCCGCAGAAAACCACTCAAGCGAGAAACAGAAAGCTATGTGACCCTAGCAGGAGTAGCCATCATGGTCTTTTTGATGTTAGCGGTGACTTGGAATGATATTATCCGTGCCTTCTTCTAA
- the yajC gene encoding preprotein translocase subunit YajC — MPTLLIMLIVLMGSMYFMQRNQKKQAQEHMNRLNKLEKGTEVVTIGGLYGVVDEVDHDKRTVTLDVDGVYLTFELIAIKRVLTEPAVTEEAVSEVVTTDEVSEADSAIEE, encoded by the coding sequence ATGCCAACATTATTAATTATGCTAATTGTGCTGATGGGGTCTATGTACTTTATGCAGCGTAATCAAAAGAAACAAGCTCAAGAACATATGAATCGTTTGAACAAGCTTGAAAAAGGAACGGAAGTAGTCACCATCGGAGGTCTGTACGGAGTGGTTGATGAAGTGGACCATGACAAACGGACAGTGACCTTGGATGTGGATGGGGTCTATTTAACGTTTGAACTCATTGCGATTAAGCGTGTTTTGACAGAGCCAGCAGTCACAGAAGAAGCGGTGAGTGAAGTTGTTACTACAGATGAAGTGAGTGAAGCAGATTCTGCAATTGAAGAATAA
- a CDS encoding phosphatidate cytidylyltransferase, with the protein MDKDLKKRVIFGGIALAVFLPILMAGGVVFQIGVGLLAMGAVHELLKMKGLKTATLEGLLAMLAAFVLTLPLENYLKFLPVDGNVITYSIVVFILLGATVFHEDYSFEDAVYPIASSLYVGMGFNALLDARIAGLDKVLLALFIVWATDSGAYLVGRRYGKRKLAPTVSPNKTMEGSLGGIFLAVLVAFIFMLVDRSVAAPHHFVTMLFLTVVFSLAGQFGDLVESSLKRHFGVKDSGKFIPGHGGVLDRFDSLLFVFPLMHFFGLF; encoded by the coding sequence ATGGACAAGGATTTAAAAAAACGGGTCATTTTTGGAGGGATAGCTCTGGCTGTCTTCCTACCAATTTTAATGGCAGGGGGCGTTGTTTTCCAGATAGGAGTGGGCTTGCTTGCTATGGGAGCTGTACATGAACTGCTCAAGATGAAGGGGCTAAAAACAGCAACTTTAGAAGGCTTATTGGCTATGTTAGCAGCTTTTGTCTTAACCCTTCCCCTGGAAAATTACTTAAAATTTTTACCAGTTGATGGGAATGTTATCACTTATAGTATTGTTGTATTTATCCTCTTGGGAGCTACGGTGTTTCATGAGGATTATAGTTTTGAAGACGCAGTTTATCCGATTGCCTCAAGTCTGTATGTCGGTATGGGCTTTAATGCCCTGTTAGATGCTAGAATTGCAGGGCTTGACAAGGTCTTACTCGCTCTTTTTATCGTTTGGGCAACGGATAGCGGAGCTTACTTAGTCGGTCGGAGATATGGCAAAAGAAAGCTGGCACCGACTGTTTCGCCTAATAAAACGATGGAAGGCAGTCTGGGGGGGATTTTCCTAGCAGTCTTGGTAGCCTTTATCTTTATGTTGGTGGATAGAAGTGTCGCTGCTCCGCACCATTTTGTGACCATGCTCTTTTTGACAGTGGTGTTTAGCCTTGCAGGTCAGTTTGGAGATTTGGTAGAAAGTTCACTAAAACGTCATTTTGGAGTCAAAGATTCTGGGAAATTTATTCCTGGACATGGTGGAGTTTTAGATCGGTTTGACAGTTTACTCTTTGTCTTTCCTCTGATGCACTTCTTTGGCTTGTTTTAA
- a CDS encoding threonine/serine exporter family protein: MSFVTLLLQAVASFFASMLFLIVLNIQKKMLVVSSLLGMLVWLLYLLLKGPTNVIIATFVAAIVGSCLSQFLSIYYKTPSVVFILATLAPLVPGYLSYRTTAFFVTGQYDHAIANTTLIVLLALVISISMAIGSIVLKVYQHLKHR; encoded by the coding sequence ATGTCTTTTGTAACTCTCTTACTCCAAGCAGTGGCTAGCTTTTTTGCCAGCATGTTATTTTTAATCGTCTTAAACATCCAAAAGAAAATGCTCGTCGTTAGTAGCTTATTAGGCATGCTCGTTTGGCTGCTTTATTTGTTACTGAAAGGCCCGACAAATGTGATTATTGCTACCTTTGTCGCAGCGATTGTCGGATCTTGCCTCAGCCAGTTTCTGAGTATCTACTACAAGACTCCCTCTGTTGTTTTTATCTTGGCAACTCTTGCTCCCTTAGTACCTGGTTATCTTTCCTATCGAACAACTGCCTTTTTTGTGACAGGACAATATGACCACGCCATTGCCAATACGACCTTGATTGTCCTCTTAGCACTGGTCATCTCCATCAGCATGGCTATTGGTAGCATCGTCTTAAAAGTCTATCAACATTTGAAACACCGCTAA
- a CDS encoding SH3 domain-containing protein: protein MLQLNVTPTVKKYSLLAASALAAFTLMTSQVSADEIANTSVTSPTEQVSPATPEVATPVANLVESKSETLEAALLETSVASSTDDRSAIQTEKTDTKTEEQTVSIAPNTDVHEEKPVAQAFNPETREAALVQAPKLETREANSNNDTTTFRSAGFRSAGVTSQFRGDDYPAYLKNAAPDTIVDPWLMYNRECTSFTAYRLSSANGYQLPAGYGNANTWGHIARNNGIRVDMKPAVGAVAWFDSYVGGAYGAGHVTWVAEVLGNQVRIEEYNYGNPSHHYNTRIIPANAVSGYIHFKDLGGATAPATSSSATQQGGTNTLASSGVYQFTKRSSVKNVPRVSAPELAAYEAGQSVNYDRVMQADGHRWISYVSFSGVRRYVAVEEVQTPAPKPVATTPARVTIPSSGTYQFTGYAGIKAEPRMAAEDLAHYTAGDTVNYDRVLDGDGHQWISYIGYSGARRYIAIN from the coding sequence ATGTTACAATTGAATGTTACTCCTACTGTTAAAAAATATTCGCTCCTAGCTGCCTCTGCTCTTGCTGCATTTACATTAATGACATCTCAAGTTTCAGCAGATGAGATTGCAAATACTTCTGTCACAAGTCCAACAGAGCAAGTGTCACCTGCAACACCAGAAGTCGCTACGCCTGTAGCAAATCTAGTAGAAAGCAAATCTGAAACCTTGGAGGCAGCTTTGCTAGAAACTTCAGTAGCATCTTCGACGGATGATCGTTCAGCGATTCAGACAGAGAAAACAGACACGAAGACGGAAGAGCAGACAGTTTCGATTGCTCCAAATACGGATGTTCATGAGGAAAAACCAGTAGCTCAAGCCTTCAATCCAGAAACAAGAGAAGCTGCTTTGGTTCAGGCACCAAAGTTGGAAACCCGTGAGGCAAATTCAAATAATGATACAACGACGTTCCGTTCAGCAGGTTTCCGTAGTGCAGGTGTGACCTCCCAATTTCGTGGGGATGACTATCCTGCCTATTTGAAAAATGCAGCACCAGATACAATCGTGGATCCGTGGTTGATGTATAACCGTGAATGTACATCATTTACAGCTTATCGTCTAAGCTCTGCGAATGGTTATCAATTGCCAGCTGGCTATGGGAATGCGAATACCTGGGGTCATATTGCTCGTAATAACGGTATTCGAGTGGATATGAAGCCAGCAGTAGGTGCTGTGGCTTGGTTTGATTCTTATGTCGGTGGTGCTTATGGAGCTGGTCACGTTACATGGGTCGCTGAGGTTTTAGGAAATCAAGTCCGTATCGAGGAATATAATTATGGAAATCCGAGTCATCATTACAACACCCGAATTATTCCTGCCAATGCGGTTAGTGGCTATATCCACTTTAAAGACCTAGGCGGAGCTACAGCACCGGCAACGAGTTCGTCAGCAACCCAACAAGGTGGAACAAACACACTCGCATCAAGTGGTGTTTACCAATTTACCAAACGCTCAAGTGTGAAAAATGTTCCTCGTGTTTCCGCACCAGAGTTGGCAGCATACGAAGCTGGTCAGTCCGTAAATTACGATCGTGTTATGCAGGCGGACGGACATAGATGGATTAGTTATGTGAGCTTTTCAGGAGTGCGTCGTTATGTTGCAGTAGAAGAAGTTCAAACACCAGCTCCAAAACCAGTAGCTACAACACCGGCACGTGTGACTATTCCATCTAGCGGAACTTATCAATTTACGGGTTATGCAGGAATCAAGGCAGAGCCACGAATGGCTGCAGAAGACTTAGCACACTATACTGCAGGAGATACTGTCAATTATGATCGTGTGCTAGATGGTGACGGTCATCAGTGGATTAGTTACATTGGCTATTCAGGAGCTCGCCGCTATATCGCAATCAATTAA
- a CDS encoding isoprenyl transferase: protein MFGFKKKEKIDLPLQVPKHIGIIMDGNGRWAKKRMQPRVFGHKAGMEALQNVTIAAKNLGVQALTVYAFSTENWKRPEKEVKFIMNLPVEFYERYVPELHKNNVKIQMIGDTNRLPEATYQALCKAEELTKLNTGLILNFALNYGGRAEVTQAIRMIAQDVLDAKFNPGDISEEMVDDYLQTSILPRVLRDPELIIRTSGELRLSNFLPWQSAYSELYFTDTLWPDFDEKALEMAIREYSRRNRRFGAI from the coding sequence ATGTTTGGTTTTAAGAAAAAGGAAAAAATAGACCTTCCCCTACAAGTTCCAAAACATATCGGGATTATTATGGATGGAAATGGTCGTTGGGCAAAAAAGCGGATGCAACCGCGTGTATTTGGTCATAAGGCAGGCATGGAAGCACTTCAAAATGTGACAATTGCTGCAAAAAATTTAGGAGTTCAGGCACTGACAGTTTATGCCTTTTCAACAGAAAATTGGAAGCGACCTGAAAAAGAAGTCAAATTCATTATGAATTTACCTGTCGAATTTTACGAGCGTTATGTTCCAGAATTACACAAAAATAATGTGAAAATTCAAATGATTGGAGATACGAATCGCCTGCCGGAAGCCACTTACCAAGCACTTTGTAAGGCCGAGGAGCTGACCAAGTTGAATACAGGGCTAATTCTAAATTTTGCTTTGAATTATGGAGGTCGAGCAGAAGTGACCCAAGCCATTCGGATGATTGCTCAGGATGTATTGGATGCCAAGTTTAATCCTGGGGATATTAGCGAAGAAATGGTGGATGACTATTTACAGACCAGCATTCTTCCAAGGGTCTTGCGCGATCCGGAGTTGATTATTCGGACCAGTGGAGAGTTACGATTGAGTAATTTCTTGCCTTGGCAGAGCGCCTACAGTGAACTTTATTTCACGGATACCTTGTGGCCTGACTTTGATGAGAAGGCCCTTGAAATGGCTATCAGGGAGTATAGTCGCCGCAATCGTCGCTTTGGAGCGATTTAG
- a CDS encoding proline--tRNA ligase, translated as MKQSKMLIPTLREMPSDAQVISHALMLRAGYVRQVSAGVYSYLPLANRVIEKAKNIMREEFDKIGAVEMFAPALLSADLWRESGRYDTYDGGLYKLKNGEGSDFILGPTHEETFTALVRDSVKSYKQLPLNLYQIQAKYRDEKRPRNGLLRTREFIMKDGYSFHANYEDLDVVYDEYKTAYENIFTRSGLEFKGIIGDGGAMGGKDSQEFMAITPDRTDINHWVILDKSVASFDEIPEEIQAEIKTELASWLVSGEDTIVYSSESSYAANIEMATNEYKPSNRVETQAEIVRVETPDCKTIDDVADFLKVDEGQAIKTLVYVADEEPVVALLVGNDQLNEVKLKNHLGANFFDAADEAFVQNLLGASFGSLGPVNLPEGVKIIADRKVQDMHNAVAGANEDGYHLTGVNPGRDFTAEFVDIREVREGEISPDGKGVLKFARGIEIGHIFKLGTRYSDSMGATVLDENGRAVPMVMGCYGIGVSRLLSAVMEQHARLFVNKTPKGEYRYAWGINFPKELAPFDVHLITVNVKDEAAQDLTQDLENRLMDAGYEVLTDDRNERVGVKFSDSDLIGLPIRVTVGKKAAEGIVEVKIKATGDTIEVHADNLLETLSILGEHK; from the coding sequence ATGAAACAAAGTAAAATGCTAATCCCTACTCTTCGCGAAATGCCTAGTGATGCACAGGTCATCAGCCATGCACTTATGTTGCGTGCGGGCTATGTCCGTCAGGTATCCGCAGGAGTCTATTCTTACCTTCCTTTGGCCAATCGCGTTATTGAAAAAGCCAAAAATATTATGCGTGAGGAATTTGACAAAATCGGGGCTGTCGAGATGTTTGCACCAGCCCTCCTCAGTGCAGATTTGTGGAGAGAAAGTGGCCGTTACGACACCTACGACGGTGGTCTTTATAAGTTGAAAAATGGAGAAGGCTCTGATTTTATCTTGGGACCAACTCATGAAGAAACCTTTACAGCCTTGGTGCGTGATTCTGTAAAATCATACAAGCAATTACCGCTCAATCTCTACCAAATCCAAGCTAAATACCGGGATGAAAAACGCCCACGAAATGGTCTACTTCGCACCCGTGAGTTCATTATGAAAGACGGATATAGCTTCCATGCCAACTACGAAGATTTAGATGTCGTCTATGACGAATACAAAACAGCCTATGAGAACATCTTTACTCGCAGTGGTTTGGAGTTCAAAGGCATTATCGGCGATGGCGGAGCGATGGGAGGAAAAGATAGCCAAGAATTTATGGCGATTACCCCTGACCGTACAGATATCAATCATTGGGTCATTTTAGATAAATCTGTAGCAAGTTTTGATGAAATTCCAGAAGAGATTCAGGCAGAAATCAAGACAGAACTAGCAAGTTGGTTGGTGTCTGGAGAAGATACGATTGTGTATTCGAGTGAATCTAGCTATGCAGCCAATATCGAAATGGCCACCAACGAGTACAAGCCAAGCAACCGTGTGGAAACACAAGCAGAGATAGTGCGTGTGGAAACACCAGATTGCAAAACTATTGATGATGTAGCAGATTTCTTAAAAGTGGATGAAGGGCAAGCCATTAAGACCTTGGTATATGTGGCAGATGAAGAGCCCGTTGTTGCCCTTCTGGTCGGCAATGACCAGCTCAATGAAGTAAAGCTTAAAAATCATCTTGGAGCCAATTTCTTTGACGCAGCTGACGAGGCATTCGTTCAAAACCTACTCGGGGCAAGTTTTGGTTCGCTGGGACCAGTGAATCTACCAGAGGGAGTAAAAATCATTGCTGACCGTAAAGTACAGGACATGCATAATGCCGTGGCGGGAGCTAATGAAGATGGCTATCACCTGACGGGTGTTAATCCAGGGCGTGATTTTACAGCAGAATTTGTCGATATCCGTGAAGTTCGTGAGGGTGAAATCTCACCAGATGGCAAAGGAGTTCTGAAATTCGCGCGTGGAATTGAAATCGGACACATCTTTAAACTGGGTACACGCTATTCAGATAGTATGGGTGCAACAGTCTTGGATGAAAATGGCCGTGCTGTGCCAATGGTCATGGGCTGCTATGGAATTGGTGTGAGTCGCCTGCTTTCAGCTGTTATGGAACAACACGCTCGTCTTTTTGTAAACAAAACACCAAAAGGGGAGTATCGCTATGCCTGGGGTATTAACTTCCCGAAAGAATTAGCTCCATTTGACGTGCATTTGATTACGGTGAATGTCAAAGATGAGGCAGCACAAGACTTGACCCAAGATCTTGAAAACCGCTTGATGGACGCCGGTTACGAGGTCTTGACAGATGACCGTAACGAGCGCGTAGGTGTAAAATTCTCAGATAGTGATTTGATTGGCTTGCCAATCCGTGTAACAGTTGGTAAAAAAGCAGCAGAAGGGATTGTTGAAGTCAAAATCAAAGCTACTGGAGATACCATTGAAGTCCATGCGGATAACTTATTGGAAACCCTTAGTATCTTGGGAGAACACAAATAA
- a CDS encoding prolyl-tRNA synthetase associated domain-containing protein: MVEKEAMIYQLLAELNIEYVRLDHEPIYSVRDTEIRLPGQQVKNLLLKTKKGRQFYLFILPDEKTANIKQLAEALGEKRLSFASDSDLEDLLQVEAGSVTPFGLIFDTDKKVQVLVDETVDDSLTVGFHPFVNTTTLNISYHDFLRFVDFSGHEAKRILG, encoded by the coding sequence ATGGTAGAAAAAGAAGCGATGATTTATCAATTACTAGCAGAATTAAACATTGAGTATGTGCGATTGGACCATGAGCCGATTTATTCGGTGCGAGATACGGAGATTCGTCTGCCTGGTCAGCAGGTAAAAAATCTTCTGTTAAAAACGAAAAAAGGACGGCAATTTTATCTATTTATTCTCCCTGATGAAAAGACTGCAAATATCAAGCAATTGGCAGAGGCTCTAGGAGAAAAACGCCTATCATTTGCGAGCGATAGCGACTTGGAAGACCTATTGCAGGTAGAGGCGGGGTCAGTTACGCCATTTGGTCTAATCTTTGATACGGACAAAAAAGTACAGGTTTTGGTAGATGAAACAGTTGACGATAGTCTAACAGTTGGCTTTCATCCTTTTGTAAATACGACAACCCTTAATATCTCTTATCATGATTTCTTGCGTTTTGTCGATTTTTCAGGACATGAGGCGAAACGAATACTAGGGTGA